The DNA window ACTCGACGACGTCGGCGATAGCGTCCGCCACCCCGAGCTGGATGGAGATCTCGACCGCACCGTCCAGACGAATCACGGTCGCCTCCAGACCCCGGGCCGCGAGGTCTGCTTTGACGAGATTGGGATACGACGTGGCGATGCGCAGCCCGCCGAGATCCTCAGTGGACCAGTCCTTGCCCTGCGGGGCCGCATAGCGGAACGTCGAACGGCCGAAACCGAGAGAAAGCAGCTCGTCGACCGGAGCCCCTGAGTCCAACGCAAGATCGCGTCCCGTGATACCGAGGTCGAGCTGGCCGGACCCGACGTAGATCGCGATGTCTTTCGGGCGCAGGAAGAAGAATTCGACGCCATTGGCCGGATCGAGGACGGTGAGATCTTTCGAGTCGCTCCGCCGGCGGTAGCCGGCTTCCTGCAAGATCTCGGCGGAGGATTCGGAGAGGGCGCCCTTGTTGGGAACTGCTACACGCAACATTGCGAGGTCCTTAGGTCAGAAGAAGTACGAGGCGAGGGGGCGTGCCGCTCGAAACGAGCACGCTCACAGATGTCGGTAGACATCGTCCAGCGTCAGACCGCGCCCCACCATGAGTACCTGAACCCAGTACAGCAACTGCGAAATCTCCTCGGCGAGGGCCTCGTCACCCTCATGCTCGGCGGCGATCCAGACTTCACCTGCTTCCTCGATGATCTTCTTACCCTGGGCATGCACGCCTGCATCCAACGCAGCAACGGTGCCGGAGCCCTCTGGGCGGGTGACAGCGCGGTCGGTCAGCTCGGCGAACAGGGAGTCGAAGGTCTTCACAGTTAGCGATTCTTTCATGACGAGGTGGCCGAGCGTGCATCGCACCACGCGGATCGCAACTCGTCCGCGTTGATCCCGACGAGCGAATCGCGGAGGACATACCCAGGCTCCGCCGACACCTCGACTTCGGAGGGCACGAGCAGGACCGAGCACCCGGCTCGGCGCGCGGCCAGCGAACCGGTGGGGGAATCCTCGACCGCGAGACAGTGCGACGGGTCGAGCCCGAGCAGAGACGCGCCCAGGAGGTAAGGCGCAGGGTGCGGCTTGCCTTCCTCGACCTCGTCACCGCTGACGGTGAAGTCGAAATACTCACGCCCGATCGTCTCGAGCGCTGTTTCGACGAGACCTCGTTCGGTATTGGTCACCAATGCGGTACCCAGGCCCATCTCCCGCGCGAGTCCGAGGGCGTCTTTCGCGCCGGGCCGCCACGGAATACCTTCGGAGAACAGGTGCCCGACGCGGTCCGTCAACCAGTCGCGAGCCCAACCCAGCGACTGCTCGGTCGCTTCGGTTCCCGTGTGTGCGAACACTTTCCGAAGCGCACCTTGCATCGAATTGCCGAGCGTGCTCGTTCGAACCTCCGCGGTCAGCACACGACCCAGTTCGAGCGACAGCTCGGCAACTGCGACGTCCCAGATCTTCTCCGAGTCCAGCAAGGTTCCGTCCATGTCCCACAGGACGCCCCGCAGTTCGGACGCATCTGATTCAGACGACGCATTTGACTCAAACATTGAAATACTTGGCCTCCGGGTGGTGCAGAACGAATGCGTCGGTGGACTGCTCGGGATGCAACTGCAGCTCCTCGGACAGTTTGACTCCGATTCGTTCTGGTTCGAGTAGTGCCGCGAGCTTGATGCGATCCTCCAGGTCCGGGCACGCGCCGTACCCGAACGAGTAACGGGCACCGCGATATTCGAGCTTGAAGTACCCCTCCGCATCCTTGGGATCTTCTGCGGCGACGGTGCGGCCGCCGGTGAGTTTCAGTTCCTCGCGAACGCGTCGATGCCAATACTCGGCGAGCGCTTCGGTCAGCTGAACGCCGATTCCGTGCACTTCGAGGTAGTCGCGATACGCATCGGCCGCGAACAGTTCGTTGGCGAAGTCGGCGATGGGTTGCCCCATTGTCACGAGGTTCATCGGCAGGACGTCGACCTGACCGCTCTCGCGAGCTGACACGCGAGAGCGAACGAAGTCGGCGATGCACAGGAATCGATCTCGCTGCTGGCGCGGAAAGGTGAACCTGAAGCGTTCGGGTGCGCCGGGGGTCGGCTCGGTGAGGACGACTACATCGTCGCCTTCGGACACGGCCGGGAAGTATCCGTAGACCAGAGCCGCATGCGCGAGAATTCCGTCGGTACTGAGCCTGTCGAGCCAATACCGGAGTCGAGGCTTGCCTTCCGACTCCACCAGGTCCTCGTACGTGGCGCCTTCGCCTTTGCGTGCGCCGCGAAGACCCCACTGACCTAGGAACAGAGCCCGCTCGTCGAGTAGTCCCGAGTATTCCGCCAACGACACACCCTTGACGATGCGAGTGCCCCAGAACGGCGGAACTGGAGTCTCGACGTCGATAGCGACGTCCGATCGCTCCGGAACGACGACCGGAACCGCTGCCGCTTTACGCTGCTCGGCGATCCGCCTGGACCGCTCGTGTCGAGCCTTCCGCTCCTCGGCCTTGGCTCGCGCTTCGAGCGCCTCCGGGCTGTCGGGCGCCGGCCCCCCGCCGCGCTTGGTGGTCATGATCGTGTCCATCAACCGCAGACCTTCGAATGCGTCACGCGCGTAGTGCACATCGCCCTGGTAGACGTCCTGCAGGTCGTTCTCGACATAGGACCGAGTCAGGGCGGCACCGCCCAACAGCACGGGGAACTTCTCGGCGACGCCCTTGTTGTTGAGCTCGATCAAGTTGTCCTTCATGACCACCGTCGACTTGACCAACAGCCCCGACATGCCGATGACGTCGGCACGCTTGTCGACCGCCGCTTCGAGAATTGTCGAGATGGGTTGCTTGATACCGAGATTGACAACCTCGTAGCCGTTGTTGCTGAGGATGATGTCCACCAGGTTCTTGCCGATGTCGTGGACGTCGCCTTTGACGGTCCCCAGAACGATGCGGCCCTTCCCGTCGTCGTCGGTGGCCTCCATATGCGGTTCGAGGTAGGCGACAGCGGCCTTCATGACCTCGGCGGAGGCCAGCACGAACGGCAACTGCATCTGCCCTGAACCGAACAGCTCGCCGACAGTCTTCATCCCGGACAACAGCGTCTCGTTGATGATCTCCAGCGGCGGCTTCTCGGTCATCGCGGCGTCGAGGTCGGTGTCCAGCCCGTTGCGCTCACCGTCGACTATGCGGCGTTCCAGCCGCTCGAAGAGCGGCAACCGACCGAGTTCCTCGGCCCGAGATTCACGAGCCGACGCCGCCGATACACCCTCGAAGAGCTGCATGAGCTTCTGCAACGGGTCGTAACCTTCGGAGCGGCGGTCGTAGACCAGGTCGAGTGCAGTCTCACGCTGCTCGTCGGGAATCTTGTTCATCGGCAGGATCTTCGACGCGTGCACGATGGCCGTGTCGAGTCCGGCTTCGGTGCATTCGTGCAGGAACACCGAGTTGAGGACCTGGCGCGCAGCAGGATTGAGACCGAAGGAGATGTTCGACAACCCGAGGGTGGTGTGCACCTTGGGGTACTTCGCCTTGAGCTGACGGATGGCCTCGATCGTCTCGATGCCGTCGCGCCGGACCTCTTCCTGCCCGGTCGAGATCGGAAAGGTCAAGGTGTCGACGATGATGTCCTCGTAGCTCAGCCCCCAGTTGGTGGTGATGTCCTCGATGAGCCGGTCGGCGACCCGCACCTTCCATTCGGCGGTACGCGCTTGACCCTCCTCGTCGATGGTGAGTGCGACGACGGCAGCGCCATGCTCTTTGACCAGTTTCATGATCTTGTGGAAGCGGGAGTCCGGTCCGTCGCCGTCTTCGTAGTTGACCGAGTTGACCGCACTGCGTCCGCCGAGGTGTTCGAGTCCAGCTTCCAGAACCGCCGGTTCGGTGGAATCGAGCATGATCGGCAGCGTCGATGCCGTCGCCAGACGGGACGCGAGGGCAGACATGTCCGCTGCGCCGTCGCGGCCCACGTAGTCGATGTTGAGATCGAGCATGTGGGCGCCGTCGCGCGTCTGATCCTTGGCGATTTCGAGGCACTTCTCGTAGTCCTCGGCGAGCATCGCGTCGCGGAACGCCTTGGAACCGTTGGAGTTGGTCCGCTCCCCGATCATCAGAATGCTGGCATCCTGCTCGAACGGGACGGCAGAGTACAACGATGCGACCCCGGGCTCGGGTGTCGGAACTCGCGTCGCCTTCGTAGTTCCGTGAACGAGATCGGCAACCTGCCGAATGTGCTCGGGAGTGGTGCCGCAGCAACCCCCGACCAGGGACAGGCCGTATTCCGAGACGAAGCTGCCGAGGGCAGCTGCCAGCTCGGGCGCCGTCAACGGATACTCCGCGCCCTTGGGTCCCAGCGTCGGCAAGCCTGCATTGGGCATGACCGAGACGGGGAGTGTCGAATGCTTGGACAGATGGCGGAGGTGCTCGCTCATCTCGGCCGGTCCGGTCGCGCAGTTCAGCCCGATCATGTCGATGCCGAGGGGTTCCAACGCGGTCAATGCCGCGCCGATTTCGCTGCCCAGGAGCATCGCACCGGTCGTTTCGACGGTCACATGCGTGATGATCGGAATCCGCACACCAAGTTTGTCCATGGCGTGCTGGCTACCGATGATTGCGGCTTTGACCTGCAGAAGGTCTTGGCAGGTCTCGACGAGGATGGCGTCGGCGCCGCCGTCGATCATCCCCAGCGCGGCCTCGGTGTACGCATCACGCAGGACTGCGAACGGCGCGTGACCGAGCGTCGGTAGCTTGGTGCCGGGACCCATCGATCCCAGAACGAAGCGGCCCATACCGTCGCGTCCAGGTCCCATCTCGTCGGCGGTCTCCCGCGCGAGCTTGGTGCCCTTCTCCGACAGTTCCCGGATTCGATCGGAGATGTCGTAGTCCGCGAGGTTCGGCAGGTTGCAGCCGAAGGTGTTGGTTTCGACTGCGTCGGCACCTGCGTCGAAGTACGCGCGATGGATCTCACGTAGCACGTCGGGTCGCGTGTCGTTGAGGATTTCGTTGCATCCCTCGAGGCCGAGGAAATCGTCGAGCGTGAGGTCGGCGTCCTGCAGCATCGTTCCCATAGCCCCGTCGCCGATGACAACGCGAGTTTCGATCGCATCGAGCAGACTTGTCTTGTGTAGCGCAGGCATCACTACAGACTAGTGGGCTTCATGCCGTGACCACGACAGCGAGGGCTGGTCGTAGGCTGTCGTGGTGAGTCCCCGAAACCGAGACGGCAACTTTCCCGCCGACAGAGACGACACCGGACACGGCAATTCGGACAGTGCAGCCGAATCGCTCCTGGCCGCGGTGTCCTCGGCTGTGTCGAACGCAACACCTTTTCCGTCCGATTCCGAGGTCGACTCCGACGAGGATCTCGAACTTCCGTCGCTACGTAATCCCATTCTGGTCGCCGCGTTCGAGGGATGGAACGACGCGGGCGACGCCGCGAGTGGCGCCGTCGAACATCTCGAGTTGATCTGGGATGCGACCCCGCTGGCCGAATTGGACTCCGAGGATTATTACGACTACCAGGTGAATCGGCCGACAATCCGGCAGGTCGACGGCGTCACCCGCGAGATTGCGTGGCCGTCGACCAGGTTGTCGGTGTGTTCGCCCCCCGGCAGTGTCCGTGATGTGGTCCTTCTGCGTGGGATCGAACCGAACATGCGGTGGCGAAGCTTCTGCGACGACCTGCTCGAGTTCGTCGACCAGTTGGGTGTCGACACTGTGGTCATACTCGGCGCGCTTTTGGCCGACACGCCGCACACGCGTCCCGTTCCGGTCACCGGTAGCGCCTACAGCGTCGAAGCAGCCGAGCGCTTCAACCTCGAACAGACGCGGTACGAAGGGCCGACCGGCATCACGGGGGTCCTGCAGGACGAATGCGTCAAGGCAGGCGTTCCGGCCGTGTCGTTCTGGGCAGCAGTCCCGCACTACGTGTCGCAGCCGCCCAATCCCAAGGCGACCGTCGCGTTGTTGCAGCGAGTCGAAGATGTCCTCGACATAGAGGTGCCGCTCGGCGAGCTTCCTACCCAGGCCGAGGACTGGGAGGAAGCGGTCACCGAGATGACGAAGGAAGACGAGGAGATCAGCGAGTACGTACGTACCCTCGAGGAACGAGGCGACGCGGAGGTGGACATCTCCGAGGCGATCTCGAAGATCGACGGCGACGCGATCGCGGCGGAGTTCGAACGGTACCTACGACGCCGTGGACCAGGTAACTTCGGTCTGTGACTGCACACACCCGCACAGGGACTCCTGCGGTTCGGTGAGTTCTTTCTGATCCCCACGTAACGCAGGCGCAGCGGCGGTGTCACCCGGGCACCGCAACCTGGTGTCCATGGCAAGCACACCGCGGTTCCTTCAGGGCGTCTTCCCGTTCACCGGACACGGACTCGACAAACCCGAGGCGGTGGATTCGTCCACGATCTTCGTCGTGCCCTCGGGATCGATCGCCCAGCCGCTGTACTTTCGCGGCGGCAACTCCTCCGACGAGCTGATCGTGGTGTCGCTGCTCAAAGACGGCCAGCCTATGCGGATGTTCCCTATGGGAGCCAAGAGCGGGGTGAACATTCCGCTGCGTGTCGTCGAGGACGTCGATCCCGACTCGGTGCTCGAGCTCGTCGTCGCGGCGCCCGAGGGCACGACGGGCGAGGTCGTCGTCGACTTCGGTTTGGTGTTGATCTGATGAACGGCGCTCCCAGAACGCGGTTACTTGTCGTCGGGAACGGGATGGCGGGAGCCCGGACCGTCGAGGAGATCCTCAAGCGCGGGGCCGAGAAGTTCGACGTCACGATGATCGGCGACGAGCCGTACGGCAACTACAACCGAATCATGCTCTCGCATGTACTCGCCGGCGAGTCGGGAGTCGACGACGAGGATCTGCTCCTCAATCCGATGAGCTGGTACCGCGAGAACGGTGTCACCCTGTTCGCCGGGGACCGGGCGATCGCACTCGATCGGTTTGCGAAGTCGGTCCGCTGCGAAAGTGGCCGCATCGTCGACTACGACGTTCTGATCATCGCCACGGGTAGCAACACGTTCTTCCCCAACATGGACGGCCTCCGTGAACCTGACGGTCGCTTGGCCCGCGGAGTATTCGGATTCCGAACGATCGCCGACACCAACGGAATGCTTCAGATGGCGGCATCCCAGGACGATCTGCGTGCCGTGGTGATCGGTGGTGGGCTGCTCGGATTGGAGGCTGCGTACGGACTACGTACCCAGGGCCTCGACGTCGATGTCGTGCACTCCCCCGGTCATCTGATGAACCAGCAGTTGGACGAGCGTGGGGGTCGCCTGCTACGCAACAAGATCGAGTCACTCGGTGTCGGTGTGCACACCTCCAAACGGACGACCTCGGTGCTTCGGGACGAATCAGGACGCGTCGCCGGCGTCGGGTTCAACGACGACACGTCACTTCCCGCAGACATGATCGTCGTCACGGCCGGAATCAGACCGAGCGTCGAGTTCGCACGAGGTGGCGGCCTTGTCATCGAACGCGGAATCGTCGTCGACGATCAGTTGCGCTGCGAGGACGAAGGTTCCATCTATGCCGTCGGCGAGTGTTGCCAGCATCGCGGCGAGGTGTACGGGTTGGTGGCACCGTTGTGGGAGCAGGCCGTCGTGCTCGCCGAACATCTCTCTGGAGCGAATCCTTCCGCCGCATATCACGGTTCACGATTGACGACGAAGCTGAAGGTCGCGGGCGTCGATGTCGCGGCGATGGGCGTGAAGGGCCCCGAACGTGAGGATGACGAGTTCGTCCAGTTCTACGAACCCAGAAGCGGAACCTACAAGAGCGTGGTCGTCCGGGACGGAAAGCTCATCGGAGCAACGCTTCTCGGCGATATCAGCAAAGCCAACTTCCTGACCCAGGCGTTCGACGAGAAGGTGCCGCTTCCGGACGAGCGGATCAGCATGCTCTTCGACATGGGGACACCGACTGCGGCGACTGGTGCAGCCGAGCTCGCGGACGACGTCCAGGTGTGCAACTGCAACGGCGTCACGAAGGGCGCGATCGTCGCGTGCGTACATGCCGGGGCGAAGTCGATGGGCGACGTCACCGCCGCAACCCGTGCAGGCAAGGGCTGCGGGTCGTGCAAGGGACTCGTGGCCGACATTCTCGCGTGCGCGGCCGGTGGCGCACTCGAGGCCGACCCGGCAGCAGACTGGTACGTCCCATCGATTCCATTGTCCAAGCCCGCTCTCATCGATGTCATACGCGAGCGCGGTCTGCGTTCGGTATCGCAGGTGTTCACCGAACTCGCGACCGACGGGAGCGAGGACGTTCCGTCGAAGATGCCGCTCGCGTCGTTGCTACGCACGATCTGGGGGCCCGATTGGGTCGACGAGCGCGGTGCGTTGTTCATCAATGATCGTGTTCACGCCAACATCCAGCGTGACGGCACGTTCTCGGTGGTGCCGCAGATGAAAGGTGGCGTCACCACGCCGGGCCAACTGCGCAAGATTGCGGACGTCGCGGACAAATACAACGTGCCGCTGGTCAAGGTCACCGGCGGGCAGCGCATCGACCTGCTCGGCATCAAGAAGGAAGATCTACCGAAGGTGTGGGGCGATCTCGACATGCCCTCCGGCTTCGCTTACGGCAAGAGCATGCGGACCGTCAAGACCTGTGTCGGAAGTGACTTCTGCCGCTTCGGTCTCGGTGATTCGACTGCGCTCGGTATTGCGCTCGAAGATCGCTTCCAGGGTTTGGAGACGCCGGCCAAGCTCAAGCTGGCGGTGGCCGGATGCCCTCGAAACTGCTCCGAGGCCCTGTGCAAGGACTTCGGTGTCGTATCGGTCGGCGAGGACAAGTGGGAGATCTACGTCGGCGGGGCCGCGGGGGCCCACATCAGGAAGGGCGATCTGCTGGCGACGGTCGTCGGCGCCGGCGAGGTCCTTCGGGTCGCGGGAATTTTCATTCAGCACTACCGCGAGAGCGCCCAGTGGCTGGAGCGTACGTACGCCTGGGTGCCCCGAATCGGCCTCGAGGTGTTGCAGCGGACATTGATCGAAGACGCCGAGGGAATTGTGGAAGGACTTGAGCAGCGCATGCAGACCTCCGTCGACGGATACCGGGATCCATGGCAGGACCGGGTGGAGCAGAAGTCGCCCGCCCAGTTCACACCGTCGCTGCCGCTGTTGCCGCTGCCCCAGGTGCCGGTCCGATGAGCATCCCAGCCGGTGCCATCCCAGTCAGTGCCATCCCAGTCGGGTCGATAGACGATCTGACGCCGGGCGAGGGCCGCGCCTACGTGGTCGACGGCAAGCAGGTGGCGGTCTTCCTGCTCGCCGACGGAACCGTGCGGGCAATGGATGCCGTCTGCCCGCACAAAGGCGGTCCCCTGGCCGACGGTCAGATCGATGGATCGGTCGTCATGTGCCCGCTGCACCAGTACACCTTCTCTCTCGATACCGGGGCGTGTCCGAGCGGGATCGACTCGGTACGGACCTACCCCGCAGCCGTCGTCGACGGGAAGGTGACGATCCAGGTGTGATCGCTGCTCGTGCAACTGTATTTTCACTCGCACGTGGTGGGCGCCTACCCTGTTCCAGTGAGCGAATCGGGTGACAACGTGCGGCTGGGTGCGGCAGCTGCGTTTCTGCAGGAAGATCGCCTCAAGCTGTTTGCGTTCACCGTCGCCGAAAAGCACAACGAGTACCTCTGGGTGCTACGGGCCTTCGACATCGCGCGGGCCAACTATGTCGTGCTCCTACACGCCGCCGATATTGCGGACACCCTGGCCAGGAACGGCCCAGACGACCTGGAGCTCGGTACGGCCGAGATCGCTCCGCTGCTCGAGCAACTGCATGCATGGGAGCTTCTCGAGCGTAGCTACGACGGATCCCGGGCGGCAACGCTGGCCGAGTACCGTAACCGGCACTTCGTCTATCAGTTCAGCCAGGCGGGGTACAAGGCCTTCCGAGCAGTCGAGGACGTGCTCGGTGCGCGACTCGACGATGCATCGCTGTCACGACTGGTCCTGCCCGAGCTGCTGGCCGACATGCACGAGCTCGCCGAGGCAAACCGTCAGGCCGACGGTGACCGCATCTACCGCAAACTCAGCCGCCTCGACTCGACCCTGTCCGAAATGGCCACCCGCGCCGCGCACTTCTACCTGGTGTTGGGTGACCTGGTCCGCACCACCGAGATCACACCTGAGACGTTCCTCGTCCACAAGGACGCCCTGCTCACGCACATGCGTGAGTTCAGCTCCGATCTGACGCGGTATGCGCCGAAACTGGCCGACGCGATCGCAGTGGTCGAGTCCACCGGGATATCGGAGCTCATTGCGCGCGCAGCGGTCAGCGACGAGCGAGTGTTCCTCTCGACTGCGGAGCGTGAGGCCGACTGGCGTGCTCGATGGACCGGTCTCTCACACTGGTTCGTCGCCGCCGAAGCGGAACTCAGCGAATCGGAACGGCTTCGGGAGGGAACGATGAGCGCGATCGCGGCGGTGCTCTCGCTGCTGCGTCGTGTCACCGAAACCCGCAAGGGCGGAGTCTCACGGGAGAGTCAGTTGCGCCACCTCGCGGGTTGGTTCGCGAACACCCCGACCGAGGACAGCGCCCATGCCCTCTTCCACGCCGTGTTCGGACTCGGTCGCCCCAGGCACCTGTCGATGGTGCACCCGGACGCGGACATCATCCCGACCTCACGAACCTGGTGGGAGGCTCCCCCCGTCGAGATCTCACGAACGTTGGCCGAAACCGGTCGAACGCCGTCGCCCGGTCTACCTGGTCGGGTTCAGCGCAACGACGGTGGAATCCGTCGGCTCCGGGAGCAGCAGCTGCACGCACAGCGGATCCGTAGTTCCGCCGCGCAATCGTTGGCAACGACGGGTGTGTACGACCGCATCCTGGACGAAGAGGAGACCGAGGTGCTGCTCAGCCTGCTCAATGCCGCGCTGACCGCCCGGGTTCGGGTCAGCGGCCAGACGTCGGGATCCACCGGCTCCGACAGCGGTGTGAAGCTGACGCTGAGCGCCAGTGACACCTCCACCGTCGTACGGACCTCCCGCGGACGGTTGCACCTGGACCGCCTGCAGCTCGAGGTTGCCGAGGTGACTCGCCGATGAGAGCGCGCGAAATCCCGTCTCTTGCACTCGATTCCTACCAGCGTGCCGCCAGAGTCGCACTGGCGAACCACCTGGTGACCTCCACATATCCCGATCGGATCGCCCTTCCGCTACTGAGGCGCTGGGCGACCGAACTGCGCGAGGATCTGCTCGACCTCTTCGGCTACCGCCTCGAGGTGACGGAGACGACCGCGCGGTTGTTCCCGGTCCTCGACGCCCTCGATCCGAGCCAACCTGCGCGCACCGCTACCGATCGCATTTTCGATCGACGCCGCTACGCCTACCTTGCGTTGGCGTTGGCTGCGCTCGGACGCGCCGGCAACCAAATCACCCTGTCGGAATTGGCCGATCATGTTGCCGCCGAGGCCGGACAGGTCGACGGTGTCGACCTCGAAGCCGACCGGGCCTCGGACCGTGATGCCTTCGTCGATGCAGTCGGGTGGCTGGCCGCACGCGGTGCGATCTCGCTGGCCGACGGCGACGCCGGTGGTTGGGCCAACAATCCGTCGTCCGGCGAGGCGCTGTACGACATCGAACGGTCTGTGGTCGTGGCCATGTTCCGACCACCGCGAGCAGTCCAGCACCTGCGTTCGGTCACCGGCCTGCTTGCCGGCGCAGAGGCACCTCTCGACGACGAGGAGACCCGTCAGCCGACGGACCCGAAGGAAACGCTCCGAAAAGTACGGCGCGCCTTGATCGAGCGCCCCGTGGTGTACTTCGACGACCTGGATCAGGACGGCCGGACCGCATTGGCCGCCGAGCGGACCGTCATCGACGTCGAGCTGCTGACGGGCCTCGTTGCCGAACGGCGAGCCGAGGGGGTCACGTTGATCGACACGTCGGGACGACTGTCCGACATACGCTTTCCCAGCACCGGAACCATTGCGCAGGTAGCACTCCTTCTCGCCGGCGAGATTTCGGATCGCGTCGTCGATCCCGATGCTGCGGAGCTCACGCACCATTCGATTCCCGATGACGGGGACCTGATCGAGCGCTTGGACAGCGCAATCCCCGGTGGCGGGATATTCGACGACCTCGCTGAGTTCGGCACAGCATCGAGCGAAGTCGACGACGGAATCGGTTCCGATAAATATCCGTTCATCGAGAACAGTTGGCTCAGGGGAACAGTGGCCGACTTGGTCGAAAGATTCGGACGAACATTTGCCGCTCAGTGGCAAGCGGACCCGGACGGGCTGCGAGAACGAGCAGTGACGATGCTTCACCGACTTCGACTGGTGAGCATCGTATCCGGAGGAATCATCGTTCTTCCTGCCATCGCTCGCTACCGTGACGTGATGGTGAGCGTGCGCGACCGCGCCCCTCAAGATTCCCTCTTCGACGGCACTTCACCGGACACAGAAATAGAGGCGCACTAGATGACCGCACATTCGCAGCGCTTCCGCCCCACCCGCGCCGGCATCATCAATCTCTGGGACTACCGCGACCAGGAATTTTCCTTCGCCGACGGACGGCTGGTGCTGCGTGGTCCGAACGGATCGGGAAAGACCAAGGCGCTCGAGGTGCTGTTTCCGTTCGTCCTCGACGGCCGAATCGAGCCGCGGCGTCTCAACCCGTTCGCCGGCGAAGAACGCACGATGAAGTCGAACTTGCTCTACCGCGGTCAGGAGAGCGCTCACTCGTACGTATGGATGGAGTTCGGCCGGGGATCGCGCGAGGATCCGGAATCGGTGACCGTCGGTATCGGCATGCGCGCGAGCCGACAGAACGACAAGGTCACGCGCTGGTACTTCGTCGCGGATGGACGCGTCGGCGTCGATTTCTCGCTGCTCGGGAGCGACGATCGTCCGCTTACCAAGAAACAACTGGCAGATCAGCTCGGAACGGATGCGCTCACCGACCGTCCGGTCGACTACCGGGCAGCGATCGACGCCCGAATGTTCGGCCTCGGCGCGCAGCGCTACGACCAGTTCATCAACCTCATCTTGACCCTCCGCCGACCTCAGCTGGCGAAGAACCTCGACCCGAAGGGGTTGTCGCAGGCGCTGACCGACGGTTTGCGCCCGCTCGACGAGCAGCTCGTACTCGAGGCTGCGCGCTCCTTCAGCGACATGGAAGAAGTGGGACGGGCCTTGGAAGGGCTTGCCCAAGCAGATCAGGCAGCCAAGAACTTCGTCGGCGTGTACTCGAAATACCTTCGGGTACAGGTTCGCTCGGACGTGGAGCAGGTCTCCCGCAGGCTCGAAGCCGTCACACATGCCACGACCGCGCATTTCGCCGCGTCCGCGCTGAAGGAGCGACGACTGCAGGAGCGCCTGGCAGCTGAGAAGCGGTTCGACGAGGCCGAACGCGCACTCGATCAGGCCGTCGCGGACCGCGAGACACTGCAGCGCTCCAGTGCCTACGAGGGCAAACAGCAGCTCGACGATCT is part of the Rhodococcus sovatensis genome and encodes:
- the hisG gene encoding ATP phosphoribosyltransferase, producing MLRVAVPNKGALSESSAEILQEAGYRRRSDSKDLTVLDPANGVEFFFLRPKDIAIYVGSGQLDLGITGRDLALDSGAPVDELLSLGFGRSTFRYAAPQGKDWSTEDLGGLRIATSYPNLVKADLAARGLEATVIRLDGAVEISIQLGVADAIADVVESGRSLRQNNLVAFGESLCDSEGVLIERAGGGSTDKTRKQLIARVQGVVFAQQYLMLDYDCPKSILDEAVKITPGIESPTLSPMADENWIAVRAMVSRKVHNTVMDDLADLGAKAILASDIRSCRAF
- a CDS encoding phosphoribosyl-ATP diphosphatase is translated as MKESLTVKTFDSLFAELTDRAVTRPEGSGTVAALDAGVHAQGKKIIEEAGEVWIAAEHEGDEALAEEISQLLYWVQVLMVGRGLTLDDVYRHL
- a CDS encoding HAD family phosphatase gives rise to the protein MFESNASSESDASELRGVLWDMDGTLLDSEKIWDVAVAELSLELGRVLTAEVRTSTLGNSMQGALRKVFAHTGTEATEQSLGWARDWLTDRVGHLFSEGIPWRPGAKDALGLAREMGLGTALVTNTERGLVETALETIGREYFDFTVSGDEVEEGKPHPAPYLLGASLLGLDPSHCLAVEDSPTGSLAARRAGCSVLLVPSEVEVSAEPGYVLRDSLVGINADELRSAWCDARSATSS
- the metH gene encoding methionine synthase, with product MPALHKTSLLDAIETRVVIGDGAMGTMLQDADLTLDDFLGLEGCNEILNDTRPDVLREIHRAYFDAGADAVETNTFGCNLPNLADYDISDRIRELSEKGTKLARETADEMGPGRDGMGRFVLGSMGPGTKLPTLGHAPFAVLRDAYTEAALGMIDGGADAILVETCQDLLQVKAAIIGSQHAMDKLGVRIPIITHVTVETTGAMLLGSEIGAALTALEPLGIDMIGLNCATGPAEMSEHLRHLSKHSTLPVSVMPNAGLPTLGPKGAEYPLTAPELAAALGSFVSEYGLSLVGGCCGTTPEHIRQVADLVHGTTKATRVPTPEPGVASLYSAVPFEQDASILMIGERTNSNGSKAFRDAMLAEDYEKCLEIAKDQTRDGAHMLDLNIDYVGRDGAADMSALASRLATASTLPIMLDSTEPAVLEAGLEHLGGRSAVNSVNYEDGDGPDSRFHKIMKLVKEHGAAVVALTIDEEGQARTAEWKVRVADRLIEDITTNWGLSYEDIIVDTLTFPISTGQEEVRRDGIETIEAIRQLKAKYPKVHTTLGLSNISFGLNPAARQVLNSVFLHECTEAGLDTAIVHASKILPMNKIPDEQRETALDLVYDRRSEGYDPLQKLMQLFEGVSAASARESRAEELGRLPLFERLERRIVDGERNGLDTDLDAAMTEKPPLEIINETLLSGMKTVGELFGSGQMQLPFVLASAEVMKAAVAYLEPHMEATDDDGKGRIVLGTVKGDVHDIGKNLVDIILSNNGYEVVNLGIKQPISTILEAAVDKRADVIGMSGLLVKSTVVMKDNLIELNNKGVAEKFPVLLGGAALTRSYVENDLQDVYQGDVHYARDAFEGLRLMDTIMTTKRGGGPAPDSPEALEARAKAEERKARHERSRRIAEQRKAAAVPVVVPERSDVAIDVETPVPPFWGTRIVKGVSLAEYSGLLDERALFLGQWGLRGARKGEGATYEDLVESEGKPRLRYWLDRLSTDGILAHAALVYGYFPAVSEGDDVVVLTEPTPGAPERFRFTFPRQQRDRFLCIADFVRSRVSARESGQVDVLPMNLVTMGQPIADFANELFAADAYRDYLEVHGIGVQLTEALAEYWHRRVREELKLTGGRTVAAEDPKDAEGYFKLEYRGARYSFGYGACPDLEDRIKLAALLEPERIGVKLSEELQLHPEQSTDAFVLHHPEAKYFNV
- a CDS encoding PAC2 family protein, yielding MSNATPFPSDSEVDSDEDLELPSLRNPILVAAFEGWNDAGDAASGAVEHLELIWDATPLAELDSEDYYDYQVNRPTIRQVDGVTREIAWPSTRLSVCSPPGSVRDVVLLRGIEPNMRWRSFCDDLLEFVDQLGVDTVVILGALLADTPHTRPVPVTGSAYSVEAAERFNLEQTRYEGPTGITGVLQDECVKAGVPAVSFWAAVPHYVSQPPNPKATVALLQRVEDVLDIEVPLGELPTQAEDWEEAVTEMTKEDEEISEYVRTLEERGDAEVDISEAISKIDGDAIAAEFERYLRRRGPGNFGL
- a CDS encoding molybdopterin oxidoreductase, whose amino-acid sequence is MASTPRFLQGVFPFTGHGLDKPEAVDSSTIFVVPSGSIAQPLYFRGGNSSDELIVVSLLKDGQPMRMFPMGAKSGVNIPLRVVEDVDPDSVLELVVAAPEGTTGEVVVDFGLVLI